A single Phragmites australis chromosome 4, lpPhrAust1.1, whole genome shotgun sequence DNA region contains:
- the LOC133916164 gene encoding receptor-like protein kinase FERONIA, giving the protein MRGPAFLLLALLLVACAAAARAQAGDGNSSSTPSTAFVPRDDILLDCGATGQGNDTDGRVWTGDAGSKYAPANLASASAAGQDPSVPQVPYLTARVSASPFTYTFPLGPGRKFLRLHFYPANYTNRDAADALFSVSVPVPGGNVTLLSNFSAYQTAAALNFDYLIREFSVNVTSPTLELTFTPEKGHPNAYAFVNGIEVVSSPDLFEISTPNMVVGDGNNQPFPIDAGTAMQTMYRLNVGGQAISPSKDTGGYRSWDDDSPYIFGAAFGVTYPNDKSVTITYRDNMPEYVAPVDVYSTARSMGPDKNVNLNYNLTWMMQVDAGFMYLVRLHFCEIQSPITRVNQRVFDIYINNQTAMKGADVIAWATMAGATTGSGSPVYQDYVVSTLGSGAMDLWVALHPDVDSKPQIYDAILNGMEVFKLQLSNGSLAGLNPVPSAESSVDEGAKKKSTVGPIVGGVVGGLVVLALVCCCFFVICRRRRSAGKDAGMSDGHSGWLPLSLYGNSHTSSSAKSHTTGSYASSLPSNLCRHFSFAEIKAATNNFDESRILGVGGFGKVYDGEIDGGTTKVAIKRGNPLSEQGVHEFQTEIEMLSKLRHRHLVSLIGYCEEKNEMILVYDYMAHGTLREHLYKTQKPPLTWRQRLDICIGAARGLHYLHTGAKHTIIHRDVKTTNILLDEKWVAKVSDFGLSKTGPSMDHTHVSTVVKGSFGYLDPEYFRRQQLTEKSDVYSFGVVLFEVLCARPALNPTLAKEEVSLAEWALHCQKKGILDQIVDPFLKGKIAPQCFKKFAETAEKCVSDQGIDRPSMGDVLWNLEFALQMQESAEESGSIGCGVSDEGIPLVMVGKKDPNDPSIELSTTTTTTTSISMGDQSVASIDSDGLTPSAVFSQIMNPKGR; this is encoded by the coding sequence ATGAGAGGCCCCGCGTTTCTGCTGCTCGCGCTGCTCCTGGTCGcctgcgcggcggcggcgcgggcgcaaGCGGGCGATGGCAACTCCTCGTCCACGCCGTCAACCGCGTTCGTGCCGCGGGACGACATCCTGCTGGACTGCGGCGCGACGGGGCAGGGCAACGACACGGACGGCCGGGTGTGGACCGGGGACGCGGGCTCCAAGTACGCTCCGGCCAACCTCGCCTCGGCGTCCGCGGCGGGGCAGGACCCCTCGGTCCCGCAGGTGCCCTACCTCACCGCgcgggtctctgcgtccccctTCACCTACACCTTCCCGCTCGGCCCCGGTCGCAAGTTCCTCAGGCTTCACTTCTACCCGGCCAACTACACCAACCGCGACGCCGCCGACGCGCTCTTCTCAGTCTCCGTCCCCGTCCCCGGAGGCAACGTCACGCTCCTCTCCAACTTCAGCGCCTACCAGACCGCCGCCGCGCTCAACTTCGACTACCTCATCCGGGAGTTCTCCGTCAACGTCACCTCCCCGACGCTTGAGCTCACCTTCACCCCGGAGAAGGGCCACCCCAACGCCTACGCATTCGTCAACGGCATCGAGGTCGTCTCCTCCCCCGACCTCTTCGAGATCTCGACCCCGAACATGGTCGTTGGGGACGGCAACAACCAGCCGTTCCCGATCGATGCCGGCACTGCTATGCAGACCATGTACCGGCTCAACGTCGGAGGCCAGGCGATCTCCCCCTCCAAGGACACCGGCGGTTATCGGTCGTGGGACGATGACTCGCCGTACATTTTCGGCGCCGCGTTCGGGGTTACCTACCCGAACGATAAGAGTGTCACCATCACGTACCGGGACAATATGCCGGAGTATGTGGCACCGGTGGATGTCTACTCCACGGCACGCTCAATGGGTCCGGACAAGAATGTGAACTTGAACTACAATCTCACATGGATGATGCAGGTGGATGCTGGTTTCATGTACCTTGTCAGGCTTCATTTCTGTGAGATCCAGTCCCCGATCACTAGGGTCAATCAGCGGGTGTTCGACATTTACATCAACAACCAGACAGCCATGAAGGGTGCTGATGTGATTGCTTGGGCGACCATGGCTGGTGCTACTACTGGTAGTGGCAGTCCTGTGTATCAAGACTATGTGGTGAGCACATTGGGTTCAGGGGCCATGGATTTATGGGTGGCTCTCCATCCGGATGTTGACTCAAAGCCACAAATATATGATGCTATCCTCAATGGGATGGAGGTGTTCAAGTTACAGCTTAGTAATGGGAGCCTTGCGGGGCTCAATCCTGTCCCAAGTGCTGAATCATCGGTGGATGAGGGGGCTAAGAAGAAGTCGACTGTCGGGCCTATTGTTGGTGGAGTGGTTGGAGGTTTGGTAGTTCTTGCGCTTGTATGTTGCTGCTTCTTTGTGATCTGCAGGCGTAGGAGGAGTGCTGGGAAGGATGCAGGCATGAGTGATGGGCATTCTGGTTGGCTGCCGCTGTCGCTTTATGGCAATTCACACACTTCCAGTTCAGCCAAGTCGCACACTACTGGTAGCTATGCTTCATCTTTGCCATCCAACCTGTGCCGCCATTTCTCTTTTGCTGAGATCAAGGCTGCAACAAACAACTTCGATGAGTCTCGTATTCTTGGTGTGGGTGGATTTGGTAAAGTTTACGATGGTGAGATTGATGGGGGAACAACCAAGGTGGCTATCAAGCGTGGCAATCCTTTGTCTGAGCAGGGTGTGCATGAGTTCCAGACTGAGATTGAAATGCTGTCGAAGCTCCGCCATCGTCATCTTGTGTCGCTGATTGGATACTGCGAGGAGAAGAATGAGATGATCCTGGTCTACGACTACATGGCTCATGGAACTCTACGTGAGCACCTGTACAAGACCCAGAAGCCGCCGCTTACCTGGAGGCAGCGCTTAGATATCTGCATTGGTGCAGCTCGTGGGCTTCACTACCTTCACACCGGTGCAAAGCACACCATCATCCACCGTGATGTGAAGACAACAAACATCCTCCTGGATGAGAAATGGGTTGCCAAGGTTTCAGATTTTGGTCTGTCCAAGACTGGCCCATCTATGGACCACACTCATGTGAGCACAGTTGTCAAGGGCAGTTTTGGTTACCTCGATCCTGAATACTTTCGCAGGCAGCAGCTCACTGAGAAATCTGATGTCTACTCTTTCGGTGTTGTGCTGTTTGAGGTTCTGTGTGCACGGCCTGCCTTGAACCCTACTCTCGCAAAAGAAGAAGTTAGCTTGGCGGAGTGGGCGTTGCACTGCCAGAAGAAGGGCATTCTTGATCAGATTGTTGATCCCTTCCTGAAGGGAAAGATCGCTCCACAGTGCTTCAAGAAGTTTGCCGAGACAGCTGAGAAGTGTGTTTCTGATCAGGGCATTGACCGTCCTTCGATGGGGGATGTGCTTTGGAACTTGGAGTTTGCCCTTCAAATGCAGGAAAGCGCAGAAGAGAGCGGAAGCATTGGTTGTGGGGTGTCAGACGAGGGCATTCCCCTTGTGATGGTTGgaaagaaggatcctaatgacCCGTCGATCGAATTAAGCACCACCACAACGACCACCACTTCTATAAGCATGGGTGATCAAAGTGTTGCGAGTATTGACTCGGATGGGCTGACGCCTAGTGCTGTCTTCTCACAGATCATGAATCCCAAGGGGCGGTGA
- the LOC133916163 gene encoding uncharacterized protein LOC133916163, with product MAPADTGGEQPHKAHRQHKSGAKARKKKGKGKGAAGDDAGSEQKNPKAFAFRSAAKAKRLQARSAEIEQRRLHVPIMDRSIGEPPPFVVVVQGPPQVGKSLLIKCLVKHYTKQNLSEVRGPITVVSGKSRRVQFLECPNDINGMIDAAKIADLALLLIDGSYGFEMDTFEFLNIMQVHGFPKVMGVLTHLDKFKDLKKLRKTKQRLKHRFWAEIKEGAKLFYLSGLIHGKYTKREVHNLARFISVIKPVPLSWRMAHPYLLVDRFEDVTPPESVRLNRKCDRKITLYGYLRGCNMKRGTKVHITGAGDFSLSGVTGLADPCPLPSAAKKRGLRDKEKLFYAPMSGLGDLLYDKDAVYININDHLVQFSKNDDNDAPRKQGKGNDVGVSLVKTLQNTRYSLDEKLEQSFINFFGRQPAAQSKDDAVGNVISASQNDQEDASILEQVDGVNISNTDTKESNGHSECSSDSEEDNDNDIQLSDRDVGLREEVEFCNGRLRRKAVSANFQDDVDEEGTDEDDSNNEDSGDDQLSGGSVSSDDSGEASDSDGESENASKWKESLLARTLSRRSANIMQLVYGQSSSKLDTVSSEASDGSEEDSSDEEFFVPKGQKKQAKNELPSFDDIDVEDYSKFFKSELRDWSNEELINSIRDRFVTGNWSKAALRGKELNENEDDDEEIYGDFEDLETGEAHKSQAAEDAEANGRIHKEDDLKVEERRLKKLALRANFDAEYDGSEHSDEEVDNDNKKSRREQPNEGGYFDKLKEEMEIRKQMNISELNDLDEVTRVEIEGFRTGTYVRLEVHSMPFELVEHFDPHHPILVGGIGLGEDNTGYMQASLKRHRWHRKVLKTRDPIIVSIGWRRFQTTPVYAIEDRNGRHRMLKYTPEHMHCFAMFWGPLAPPKSGVLAVQNLSNNQVPFRISATGWIQEFNNTARIVKKIKLTGVPCKIFKKTSLIKGMFTSDLEVARFEGAAIRTVSGIRGQVKKAAKIEPGDMPKRKGESTDGIARCTFEDRILMSDIVFMRAWVNVEVPTYCNLVATALQPREQTWQGMRTTAELRRAHNIPIPHNKDSSYKPIERKARKFNPVEIPAKLQQLLPFKSKPKDRPKQNKAPNKNRVPILMEPSEKKKYAALQQLLLLKHEKARKKKIKEQQKKKAYEAEKAKTEQLTKKRQREERRERYREEDKQKKRSRR from the exons ATGGCCCCCGCGGACACTGGCGGCGAGCAGCCGCACAAGGCGCACCGCCAGCACAAGTCCGGCGCCAAGGCgcggaagaagaagggaaaggggAAGGGCGCCGCCGGCGATGACGCCGGAAGTGAGCAGAAGAACCCCAAG GCTTTTGCATTTCGGTCAGCAGCTAAGGCCAAGCGTCTACAAGCTCGATCTGCAGAGATTGAACAACGGCGTCTTCATGTGCCAATTATGGACCGTTCAATTGGTGAAcctcctccttttgttgtagtAGTTCAAGGACCTCCGCAG GTCGGGAAGTCACTGTTGATTAAATGTCTAGTAAAGCACTACACCAAACAAAACCTGTCAGAAGTCCGTGGTCCCATCACTGTTGTATCAG GTAAAAGCAGGAGGGTGCAGTTCTTGGAGTGTCCAAATGATATCAACGGAATGATTGATGCTGCTAAAATAGCTGATCTCGCGTTATTGCTCATCGATGGAAGCTATGGATTTGAAATG GATACATTTGAGTTTCTTAATATCATGCAAGTGCATGGATTCCCCAAGGTGATGGGAGTGCTTACACATCTTGATAAGTTTAAAGATTTGAAGAAACTCAGGAAAACTAAACAGCGCCTTAAGCATCGATTCTGGGCTGAGATAAAGGAAGGAGCAAAACTATTCTACTTGTCTGGTCTCATTCATGGAAA ATACACAAAAAGAGAAGTCCATAATCTTGCAAGATTCATCTCTGTTATCAAGCCTGTCCCATTGAGTTGGCGGATGGCACATCCTTATTTGTTAGTTGATAGATTTGAAGATGTAACCCCTCCAGAAAGTGTGCGCCTGAACAGAAAGTGTGACAGAAAAATAACATTATATGGTTACCTTCGTGGCTGTAATATGAAAAGAGGGACCAAG GTGCATATCACAGGCGCAGGTGACTTCAGCTTGTCTGGGGTGACAGGTTTGGCTGATCCTTGCCCTTTGCCATCAGCTGCAAAGAAGAGAGGATTGCGTGACAAGGAAAAGCTGTTCTATGCTCCAATGTCTGGTCTTGGGGATCTACTTTATGACAAGGATGCGGTTTATATCAATATCAATGACCATCTTGTTCAGTTTTCGAAGAATGATGACAATGATGCACCTAGAAAGCAAG GGAAAGGTAATGATGTTGGTGTGTCCCTGGTAAAGACACTTCAGAACACAAGATACTCCCTTGATGAAAAGCTGGAACAGAGTTTTATAAATTTCTTTGGTAGACAGCCTGCTGCTCAATCCAAAGACGACGCAGTAGGCAATGTCATTTCTGCAAGCCAGAATGACCAGGAAGATGCAAGCATTTTGGAGCAAGTAGATGGTGTTAACATTAGCAATACAGATACCAAAGAGAGCAATGGACATTCTGAATGCTCTAGTGATAGTGAAGAGGACAATGACAATGACATTCAGCTAAGCGATCGTGATGTTGGCTTAAGGGAAGAAGTGGAATTTTGCAACGGAAGATTGAGGCGAAAAGCTGTGTCAGCTAATTTTCAAGATGATGTTGATGAGGAG GGTACTGATGAAGATGACAGTAATAATGAGGATTCTGGCGATGACCAGTTATCTGGAGGTTCTGTATCATCAGATGATAGTGGAGAAGCTAGTGATTCAG ATGGCGAAAGTGAAAACGCTTCCAAGTGGAAAGAATCCTTACTTGCTAGAACACTGTCCAGACGCAGTGCCAATATAATGCAACTTGTGTATGGACAATCTTCTTCAAAGCTCGACACTGTGTCATCAGAAGCAAGTGACGGTAGCGAAGAGGATAGCTCGGATGAAGAGTTTTTTGTACCAAAAGGACAGAAGAAG CAAGCAAAGAATGAATTACCAAGCTTTGATGATATCGATGTTGAGGATTACTCCAAGTTTTTCAAATCAGAGCTGAGAGATTGGTCTAATGAAGAACTCATCAATAGCATCCGTGATCGTTTTGTGACTGGAAATTGGTCAAAAGCTGCTCTAAGAGGAAAGGAATTAAATGAaaatgaggatgatgatgaagaaatctATGGTGATTTTGAAGACCTTGAAACTGGTGAGGCACATAAGAGCCAGGCAGCTGAAGATGCTGAAGCAAATGGTCGTATTCACAAAGAAGATGACCTAAAAgttgaagaaagaagactcaagaAGCTTGCACTTAGAGCAAACTTTGATGCAGAATAT GATGGATCCGAGCACTCTGACGAGGAAGTTGATAATGACAACAAGAAATCCAGACGAGAACAGCCTAATGAAGGGGGCTATTTTGACAAA TTAAAGGAGGAAATGGAGATTCGCAAGCAAATGAATATATCCGAACTCAACGATCTAGATGAAGTTACCCGAGTAGAAATTGAAGGATTTAGGACTGGCACTTATGTCAGATTAGAGGTACATAGCATGCCATTTGAGCTCGTTGAGCATTTTGATCCTCACCACCCTATTCTTGTTGGGGGTATTGGCCTTGGTGAGGATAATACTGGATACATGCAG GCTAGTTTGAAGCGCCACAGGTGGCACAGGAAAGTGCTGAAAACAAGGGACCCAATCATTGTCTCAATTGGATGGAGGCGATTCCAAACAACTCCTGTGTATGCAATAGAGGACCGGAATGGTCGACATCGTATGCTCaagtatacaccagagcatATGCATTGCTTTGCCATGTTTTGGGGACCACTTGCTCCACCAAAAAGTGGTGTATTAGCAGTCCAGAATCTTTCCAACAATCAG GTGCCATTTAGGATAAGTGCAACAGGCTGGATTCAAGAATTCAACAATACTGCCCGAATTGTGAAGAAGATCAAGCTCACAGGCGTACCATGCAAGATATTTAAGAAAACCTCTCTAATTAAAGGGATGTTCACATCTGATTTAGAGGTTGCTAGGTTTGAAGGTGCGGCCATTCGGACAGTGAGTGGAATCCGAGGACAAGTTAAAAAG GCTGCGAAGATCGAACCGGGAGATAtgccaaaaagaaaaggggaaagtACAGACGGAATTGCAAGGTGCACTTTCGAGGACAGAATTCTTATGAGTGACATTGTCTTCATGCGTGCGTGGGTCAATGTTGAAGTTCCCACGTACTGTAACCTTGTGGCTACTGCTCTACAACCCCGAGAGCAGACCTGGCAAGGCATGAGAACAACTGCTGAGTTGCGGAGGGCACACAATATACCTATTCCACACAATAAGGACTCGTCTTACAAG CCTATTGAGAGGAAAGCGCGGAAGTTCAACCCTGTGGAGATCCCTGCGAAACTGCAGCAGTTACTTCCTTTTAAATCTAAGCCGAAGGATAGACCTAAGCAGAACAAAGCACCAAATAAAAACAGGGTACCGATACTTATGGAACCCAGTGAGAAGAAGAAATATGCAGCTCTACAGCAGCTACTGCTGCTAAAACATGAGAAG gcaaggaagaagaagattaaGGAACAGCAGAAGAAGAAAGCATACGAGGCGGAGAAAGCCAAGACAGAACAACTAACCAAGAAACGACAGAGGGAAGAGAGGCGTGAGAGATATCGGGAAGAAGATAAGCAAAAGAAACGATCACGTAGATAA